One Alosa alosa isolate M-15738 ecotype Scorff River chromosome 22, AALO_Geno_1.1, whole genome shotgun sequence DNA segment encodes these proteins:
- the pnpo gene encoding pyridoxine-5'-phosphate oxidase, whose translation MIRALSVIASRNIGKIGEYCKPYAFLTPCKHKLNSLFFCTKPTDTHSAMDLSGMRKKYKGDDQCFEEDQLVSLDPIKQFGDWFEQATKCPEVGEANAMCISTATKDGRPSARMVLLKGFSHEGFRFFTNYESRKGQELESNPYACLVFYWEPLNRQVRIEGNVERIPFQSSCDYFHSRPKSSQIGAVVSRQSTAIPDREYLRQKNAELEERYKDTDVPMPDYWGGYIVKPYYIEFWQGQTNRLHDRIVFTRPKKGEPELKDMQHHAEGGWVYQRLSP comes from the exons ATGATACGTGCGCTGAGTGTCATTGCATCGAGGAACATTGGAAAAATAGGGGAATATTGTAAACCCTATGCCTTCCTGACTCCTTGCAAACATAAGttaaattctttatttttttgcacGAAACCTACGGACACGCACAGTGCAATGGATTTGAGTGGCATGAGAAAGAAATACAAAGGAGACGATCAG TGTTTCGAAGAGGATCAGTTGGTTTCGCTGGACCCTATAAAACAGTTTGGTGACTGGTTTGAGCAAGCGACGAAATGCCCAGAAGTTGGAGAGGCTAATGCAATGTGTATTTCCACTGCTACCAA AGATGGACGCCCATCTGCACGGATGGTGCTGCTGAAAGGCTTCAGTCATGAGGGCTTCCGCTTCTTCACCAATTATGAGAGCCGCAAAGGCCAAGAGCTG GAGAGCAACCCATATGCTTGCCTAGTGTTCTACTGGGAGCCCTTAAACAGACAG GTCCGCATTGAGGGCAACGTGGAGCGAATCCCCTTCCAGAGCTCCTGTGATTACTTTCACTCTCGTCCCAAGAGCAGCCAAATCGGCGCTGTGGTGAGCCGCCAAAGCACGGCGATACCAGACAGAGAG TACCTGAGACAGAAGAATGCTGAATTAGAAGAAAGGTATAAGGACACTGATGTCCCAATGCCTGACTATTG gGGGGGATACATCGTCAAGCCTTACTACATTGAGTTTTGGCAAGGCCAGACCAACAGGCTCCACGACCGGATAGTGTTCACAAGACCGAAAAAGGGAGAGCCAGAGCTGAAGGACAT